In one Ornithorhynchus anatinus isolate Pmale09 chromosome 19, mOrnAna1.pri.v4, whole genome shotgun sequence genomic region, the following are encoded:
- the EXOC8 gene encoding exocyst complex component 8 has translation MSDGGAGRLRRQLESSGFEARLYVKQLSQQSDGDRDLQEHRQRIQALAEETAQSLKRNVYQNYRQFIETAREISYLESEMYQLSHLLTEQKSSLESIPLALLPASSSSSSAASGQPSEEPGSDAPAPPAEDGRQRTLTTLLEKVEGCRPLLDTPGQRLVYNGDLVEYEADHMAQLQRVHGFLLSDCLLVATWLPQRRGVYRFNALYPLDGLAVVNVKDNPPMKDMFKLLMFPEGRIFQAENAKVKREWLEVLEEAKRALAGERRLRQQEAAAPRPPPPPADPFDDDDDDDRRRPERRRREAEAGPAAPDWVRELPEDLDVCIAQRDFEGAVDLLDRLDRHLRAGPPALPELRARVDERVRQLTDVLVFELSPGRSLRGGPRATRRAVSQLIRLGQGTKACGLFLRNRAAAVRGAIRQLRIEGSTLLYIHKLCRVFFTGLLETAREFETDFAGAHGGGCYSALVVWARAAVGLFVDAFSGRVFDGKESLSTAAECVKVAREHCRRLGALGLDLTFVLHALLLKDIRGALRGYKEIVVEAAKHRNSEEMWRRMNLLTPEALAKLREEMRQCGVGPGFEQYAGQDACWVGLSYTVVAFTKQTVGFLDEALKLYCPELHTVLLESLVEVILVALQHVDYSLRCEQDPDKKAFILQNATFLYQAVLPAVERRFEDGVGRPARQLQDLRSGAWLVRVNPESTTSVV, from the coding sequence ATGTCGGACGGCGGGGCGGGTCGGCTGCGGCGGCAGCTGGAGTCGAGCGGCTTCGAGGCGCGGCTGTACGTGAAGCAGCTGTCGCAGCAGTCGGACGGCGACCGGGACCTGCAGGAGCACCGGCAGCGGATCCAGGCCCTGGCGGAGGAGACGGCGCAGAGCCTCAAGCGCAACGTCTATCAGAACTACCGCCAGTTCATCGAGACGGCGCGCGAGATCTCCTACCTGGAGAGCGAGATgtaccagctcagccacctgctcACCGAGCAGAAGAGCAGCCTGGAGAGCATCCCGCTCGCCctgctccccgcctcctcctcctcctcctccgccgcctccgggCAGCCCTCCGAGGAGCCCGGGTCGgacgccccggcccccccggccgagGACGGGCGGCAGCGCACGCTGACCACCCtgctggagaaggtggagggCTGCCGGCCCTTGCTGGACACCCCCGGCCAGCGCCTGGTCTACAACGGCGACCTGGTGGAGTACGAGGCCGACCACATGGCCCAGCTGCAGCGGGTGcacggcttcctcctctccgaCTGCCTGCTGGTGGCCACCTGGCTGCCCCAGCGGAGGGGCGTCTACCGCTTCAACGCCCTCTACCCCCTGGACGGGCTGGCCGTGGTCAACGTCAAGGACAACCCGCCCATGAAGGACATGTTCAAGCTGCTCATGTTCCCCGAGGGCCGCATCTTCCAGGCGGAGAACGCCAAGGTCAAGCGGGAGTGGCTGGAGGTGCTGGAGGAGGCCAAGCGGGCGCTGGCCGGAGAGCGGCGCCTGAGGCAGCAggaggccgccgccccccgcccgcccccgccgcccgccgaccccttcgacgacgacgacgacgacgaccggCGGCggccggagcggcggcggcgagaGGCGGAGGCCGGGCCGGCCGCGCCCGACTGGGTCCGGGAGCTGCCCGAGGACCTGGACGTGTGCATCGCCCAGCGGGACTTCGAGGGCGCCGTGGACCTGCTGGACAGGCTGGACCGCCACCTGcgcgccggccccccggccctccccgagcTGCGGGCCCGGGTGGACGAGCGGGTGCGGCAGCTGACGGACGTGCTGGTGTTCGAGCTgtcccccggccggtccctccGCGGCGGGCCCCGGGCCACCCGCCGGGCCGTCTCGCAGCTGATCCGCCTGGGCCAGGGCACCAAGGCCTGCGGGCTGTTCCTGCGCAACCGGGCGGCGGCGGTGCGCGGCGCCATCCGCCAGCTGCGCATCGAGGGCTCCACCCTGCTCTACATCCACAAGCTCTGCCGCGTCTTCTTCACCGGCCTCCTGGAGACGGCCCGCGAGTTCGAGACGGACTTCGCCGGGGCCCACGGCGGCGGCTGCTACTCGGCCCTGGTGGTCTGGGCCCGGGCGGCCGTGGGCCTCTTCGTCGACGCCTTCAGCGGGCGGGTCTTCGACGGCAAGGAGAGCCTGTCCACGGCCGCCGAGTGCGTCAAGGTGGCCCGGGAGCACTGCCGCCGGCTGGGCGCCCTGGGCCTGGACCTCACCTTCGTCCTCCACGCCCTGCTGCTCAAGGACATCCGGGGGGCCCTGCGCGGCTACAAGGAGATCGTCGTCGAGGCCGCCAAGCACCGCAACTCCGAGGAGATGTGGCGCCGAATGAACCTGCTGACGCCCGAGGCCCTGGCCAAGCTCAGGGAGGAGATGCGGCAGTGCGGCGTGGGCCCCGGCTTCGAGCAGTACGCCGGCCAGGACGCCTGCTGGGTGGGCCTCAGCTACACCGTCGTCGCCTTCACCAAGCAGACCGTGGGCTTCCTGGACGAGGCCCTGAAGCTCTACTGCCCCGAGCTGCACACGGTGCTGCTGGAGAGCCTGGTGGAGGTCATCCTGGTGGCCTTGCAGCACGTGGACTACAGCCTGCGCTGCGAGCAGGACCCCGACAAGAAGGCCTTCATCCTCCAGAACGCCACCTTCCTCTACCAGGCGGTCCTCCCCGCCGTGGAGCGCCGCTTCGAGGACGGCGTGGGCAGGCCGGCCCGCCAGCTCCAGGATCTGCGCAGCGGGGCCTGGCTGGTCCGCGTCAACCCCGAGAGCACCACCTCGGTGGTCTGA
- the SPRTN gene encoding DNA-dependent metalloprotease SPRTN, producing the protein MLGGRGGPERSGGMEAEELVLALQLQEEWDARAPAPPAPAPLSLVDASWELLDPTPDLRALFLLFNDRYFWGRLEAVEVKWSLRMTLCAGVCSYEGRGGMCSIRLSEPLLKLRPRKDLVETLLHEMIHAYLFVTHNNKDREGHGPEFCKHMHRINRLTGANVTIYHSFHDEVDQYRQHWWRCDGPCRNRNPYFGYVKRATNRAPSAQDFWWEEHRRTCGGSYVKIKEPEGYAQKSKAKTRAPEQPPAPSGAGGTPSPHVGGSRPVTPFSGKGYLLGGSSGAPRPMSAWPGTGGLGGPEPAGPRAPRSGAPRPGGRQTVLNFPRVSVADRQTFCNVDGSPRKVPTGVARGSGSTGDGLPPKRPRLEDRAAFANYFTKKTPPSSPAGHGGAQPVPLPAPAPTVRCPVCQTQLPESQINTHLDSCLTG; encoded by the exons ATGCTCGGGGGGCGAGGAGGCCCGGAGCGGAGCGGAGGGATGGAGGCGGAGGAGCTGGTCCTGGCGCTGCAGCTGCAGGAGGAGTGGGACGCGcgggcccccgcgccccccgccccggccccgctctcCCTGGTGGACGCCTCCTGGGAGCTGCTCGACCCCACCCCGGACCTGcgcgccctcttcctcctcttcaacgACCGCTACTTCTGGGGCCGGCTGGAGGCCGTGGAGGTCAAATGGAGCCTGCGGATGACCCT GTGCGCCGGCGTGTGCAGCTACGAAGGGCGGGGAGGGATGTGCTCCATCCGGCTGAGCGAACCCCTGCTGAAGCTGCGCCCCAGGAAGGATCTGGTGGAG ACGCTCCTGCACGAAATGATCCACGCGTATTTATTCGTCACCCACAACAACAAGGATCGGGAAGGCCACGGCCCCGAGTTCTGTAAGCACATGCACCGCATCAACCGCCTGACCGGGGCCAACGTGACG ATCTACCACAGCTTCCACGACGAGGTGGACCAGTACCGCCAGCACTGGTGGCGCTGCGACGGGCCCTGTCGCAACCGGAACCCGTACTTCGGCTACGTCAAGCGGGCCACCAACCGGGCGCCCTCGGCCCAGGACTTCTGGTGGGAGGAGCATCGGCGCACCTGCGGAGGCAGCTACGTGAAGATCAAGGAGCCCGAAGGCTACGCCCAGAAGAGCAAGGCCAAGACCAGAGCGCCAGAGCAGCCGCCCGCTCCCAGCGGGGCTGGAG GCACACCGAGTCCCCACGTCGGTGGCTCCCGGCCCGTGACCCCTTTCAGCGGGAAGGGCTACCTCCTGGGGGGGTCCAGCGGCGCTCCCCGCCCGATGTCGGCCTGGCCGGGGACCGGAGGGCTCGGGGGCCCCGAGCCGGCCGGCCCCCGCGCGCCCCGCTCTGGCGCGCCCCGGCCCGGTGGCCGGCAGACCGTCCTGAACTTCCCCAGGGTCTCCGTCGCCGACCGGCAAACCTTCTGTAATGTCGACGGGTCTCCTCGCAAAGTCCCCACTGGAGTCGCCCGGGGCAGTGGCAGCACCGGAGACGGGCTCCCGCCGAAGCGCCCCAGGCTGGAAGACAGAGCCGCTTTCGCCAACTATTTCACGAAGAAAACGCCGCCCTCCAGCCCGGCTGGGCATGGCGGCGCCCAGCCGgtacccctcccggccccggctccgactGTCCGCTGCCCGGTCTGCCAGACGCAGCTGCCGGAGTCTCAGATTAACACTCACCTGGACTCCTGCCTCACGGGATGA
- the EGLN1 gene encoding LOW QUALITY PROTEIN: egl nine homolog 1 (The sequence of the model RefSeq protein was modified relative to this genomic sequence to represent the inferred CDS: deleted 1 base in 1 codon): MADDSGGPGRLSPGERDRQYCELCGKMENLLRCARCRSSFYCSKEHQRQDWKKHKLSATATPAGRPRGSPGGPRPNGQTKPLPAGRLALEYIVPCLNKHGICVVDDFLGRETGQRIGDEVRALHDTGRFTDGQLVSQKSDSSKDIRGDQITWIEGKEPGCRAIGRLMSSMDDLIRHCNGRLGSYKINGRTKAMVACYPGNGTGYVRHVDNPNGDGRCVTCIYYLNKDWDAKVSGGILRIFPEGKAQFADIEPKFDRLLFFWSDRRNPHEVQPAFATRYAITVWYFDADERARAKVKYLTGEKGVRVELNKPSDSVGKDVL; encoded by the exons ATGGCCGACGACAGCGGCGGGCCCGGCCGCCTCAGCCCCGGCGAGCGGGACCGCCAGTACTGCGAGCTGTGCGGGAAGATGGAGAACCTCCTGCGCTGCGCCCGCTGCCGCAGCTCCTTCTACTGCAGCAAGGAGCACCAGCGCCAGGACTGGAAGAAACACAAGCTC TCTGCCACGGCGACGCCGGCGGGGAGGCCaagagggagcccgggggggcCGCGGCCCAACGGCCAGACCAAGCCGCTGCCGGCCGGGAGGCTGGCGCTGGAGTACATCGTGCCCTGCCTCAACAAGCACGGCATCTGCGTGGTCGACGACTTCCTGGGCCGGGAGACCGGGCAGCGCATCGGCGACGAGGTCCGCGCCCTCCACGACACCGGCAGGTTCACCGACGGGCAGCTGGTCAGCCAGAAgagcgactcgtccaaggacaTCCGCGGGGACCAGATCACCTGGATCGAGGGCAAGGAGCCCGGCTGCCGCGCCATCGGACGCCTCATGAGCAGCATGGACGACCTCATCCGACACTGCAACGGCCGGCTGGGGAGCTACAAGATCAACGGACGGACCAAA GCTATGGTGGCTTGTTACCCAGGCAACGGGACAGGTTACGTGCGTCACGTTGATAATCCAAACGGAGATGGACGATGCGTCACGTGTATATATTACCTTAATAAAGATTGGGACGCCAAG GTGAGTGGAGGCATTCTTCGAATTTTCCCAGAAGGCAAAGCCCAGTTTGCTGACATTGAACCCAAGTTCGATCGACTGCTGTTTTTCTGGTCAGATCGTCGCAACCCTCACGAAGTGCAACCTGCATTTGCTACAAG GTACGCAATAACAGTGTGGTATTTTGATGCAGATGAGCGAGCGCGAGCTAAAGTAAAATATCTAACAG GTGAGAAAGGTGTGAGGGTGGAACTGAATAAACCTTCTGACTCCGTGGGGAAGGACGTTTTATAA